A window of Bacteroidota bacterium contains these coding sequences:
- a CDS encoding winged helix-turn-helix domain-containing protein has translation MGKSVSDDYIWDLFSRHNWKKKAPRPEHPQKDIKKQKVFKKNSRSYWAPTSQK, from the coding sequence TTGGGCAAATCGGTATCAGATGATTATATATGGGATTTATTTTCCCGACACAACTGGAAGAAAAAAGCTCCCCGTCCGGAACATCCTCAAAAAGACATAAAAAAACAGAAGGTGTTTAAAAAAAACTCCCGCAGTTATTGGGCTCCTACTTCACAGAAGTAA